A segment of the Sander lucioperca isolate FBNREF2018 chromosome 7, SLUC_FBN_1.2, whole genome shotgun sequence genome:
CGCCCCGCTACAGCCTGCTGTggcctgctacaccctgctacgcccccGCTTTGGCCTGCTACGCCTTTACGCCCACCTGATATGCCCCAATACGCCCTATACTGTTACTGCTAaatattatttctagtcataattTCAccatctttattgttactataattgccactgttcctCATACCAACAGCTATAATtgtgaatcatatttctctatacATGTATCAGCCTCTGGTCCCAACCGTCAGCGACAgacccaccaagagcctgggtctgtcccaggtctCCTCGCcactgcttgctcttggggggggggattgttgggtctgtaaattatagagtgtgttctagacctactctatctggaaAGGGTCTTGAGATAACTCCATAACTGTATTTGAAAACTAATCcaataatctttgcagctctggtGTTTTTAACAATAGTGTTTGAGATATTTAGAGAGCCCTCTACTTTAAAGGGGAGCAGGAAGTGGTTGACTCACCGTTTATCCTGAGAACGGACTGGAACTGGTACTCCTCAAACAGGATCTCGTTCATCGACTCCTGGATGGACGTGAAGTTGAAGTACGGCTCGGTGATGACCACGCTGGTGTCGGCGAACTCCACCTGGACGCAGAGCGCACGGCGCACAGCGCAGAAGGACAAGGTGAGGCAATCATATGAGATTAGCAGGCAATGTGATGAAAAATATATcccacatatatataatattgggttttttgacggggttgggtttctgctgaaccttagaattttttcccagtgaaccgaaccctacgcttgcactccgcgcgctacgctggtcgccgtaatgacggcgccgttgattacaggaaggtgtttacgtaggtggagcgttcaatgcagcaggctgtgagaaagtggaaatggaactggtgagcagaaaaagtgatgtttggcagaactttcagtcaaaagaagaccattcaatccagctacatgttcaatctgcaatgctgattagtctggtggtggcgaggaccctgaactatacacaacatcaccgctgttacaacatctggtatcaaacatctggaagaatacgagttgtgatgaaggaatctacagacagcagccagaatgcagcaacttcaggtacgacaaaggaaggacagtcactgtttacttcattaatgagtttactgtgttcgtggactgaggatgggacgaggattcagcagaatctcaaccaggggagTCAGGATTCAGCCAagaccccaaaaatctggattcagtgcatcgcTAGTAAAGACCAGACATTGAGGACAAAACAAAGTCCGCCTGTACAGtagggttgggcggtaataCGGTATACCACAGGGTCTAAAAATAGCAAcggtatcagtttcaataccgtcattaaaaaaaaaatgcaatgcacttatataggagacaaggattaaatattaaatataattcatgtaattatgtgtggttgtcatcaggtgacagtgtggaggaggAAGTAGTTTCTTGTAAGTTCTTATGTTATTATTGATTcagtattagtgtttggtaTTCAGTTTCTCAACGGtgaagccaacagtttggtgacgccgtctgagccttacgtcatcatttttaattagtCACGGTAATACCGTATACCGCGGTAAAATAGGGAGGAGGTTTGACGGTATCAAAATTTGGATACCGCCCAACCCTAGTGTGCAGTACTGGTTGTATaattaaacccacctgtgtgtgGAGTATTGATTGTAATTGCCCGAAACGTCTGTTGTGTCGCAATAAATAATATCAAATTGGAGTGCTGTCCTAGTAGCTTTATTTAGGATTATTCACTTTCAGGATCCAGCACCCGGCCTTCAAAGCTCTCTCAGTATCTACGTGAGTTGAGCACgtccagtgtgtgtttttttgggaCAAAAATGAAGCAAACTATAAACCTTAAACATCTCCTTTCCAAACAGATGATCCCACACTTTCCTCTGGACGTCCCAGTTCACCAGATAAccctgaagagagagagagagaacaggggAGAGATCATGAGAAAGAGCCTCTGAAACTATTCAAATCCAGTCTCAGTCCCACGTGGCTACTTTCTCTCACCTTCTGGAAGGGGAGGATGTAGAAGAGACCGGAAGGATCTTTGATCTCATCGAGCTGGTTGGCCGTGAAGGTTTTTAATCTGGACGTCTTGGAGCGAAACTGGCAGTTTGGGATGACGctgagggagagaaaagagagagaagagagagaaggaaggtCTTTGTGAGCTGATTAGTGGATGCACATTAGGTGAGTTGGCTCTGACGTCCCATTATTAGTTTTTATAAGGACGCAATTATATTTAAATACAGGTGGAAGTGACTGCAAAAGGATCACATTAAGTGCTTTGGAATAGAGCCCGAGTCTTCTAGTTTATCTTTTGTTCAATGTTAACTTGACTATtagaagtaaaatgtatttagagAGATCTTTTGACAGACataagtcacaaagtgctttacaggcaACCCCAGGAACACAAGAACACAATACATTTACACAATAACATGCCGTATTTTGAATGTCTGGCAAATCAATCTAAAACTGAACAAAAACCTAAAATACCCTACTGCAACTCTGAAGATTATTATTGCTGTATGTGTATTCAACCTGTGCAGAATTTAAGTTTGAGCCCCGAAGCTCCATATTTGGTCTTAAGTctggggtgtcaaactcaatttcccagagggccacactggaaaatgagaatcacatcgggggccagacatgtttactttattgacatgatttttaatatatttgactagggctgcaactaacgattattttcatagttgattaatctgttgattattttctcgattaattgattagttgtttgatctataaaaatgtcaaaacatggtgaaacatgtggatcagagtttcccaaagtctaagatgacgtcctcaaatgtcttgtgttgtccaaaactcaaaagatattcagtttactgtcccagaggagagaacatactagaagatcttcacatttaacaagctggaatcagagaaatctgatttttttttaataaaaaaatgactcaaactgattaatcgattatcaaaatagttggcgattaatttaatagttgacaactaatcgattcatcgttgcatcTCTATATTTGActatattattgcatgtcttatATAGTAATTTTGACATACaatttggtccacataaagtcCTAAAAACGTCAGCAAAAAAAGCTCAAAAACATGCAttctatttacattttaaaaagtaggCCTGAATATACAAACTCGTTGGTTGTGCAGGAAtgtctgagtctcaaagtcgggaAATCTGCCAAGTTCGGCTTTGAGTGACTCGTGATTGCAGTTTGCAGACATTTTgccgtctttttggtttggcgcacaacaaGACAGAGTGCAGACATGTGACCATCttccaaaaaaaagtgattgccGTCTGCGGAGCGCCCTGTGCCCTAAAATTACCAATCTAGTCCCTTTTCCACTTGCCAAAAAGTGATTGAAGAAGAACGCCTTTATTTATCCTGCGAGGGGAAATTCACAATTTTCACTCTGTTAGTACAGTTGCACACACTTTAAACACAGGCCTGCATTACAAACATGCTCAGGATCTATACATGCTAAacacactaatggagagatgtcagagtgagggggctgctccTTGGAGgagcgccccgagcagttgggggttcggtgccttgctcaagagcaccttggcagtgcccaggaggtggactggcatctctccagctaccagtcctgCAGCTCCTTCCTTGTCACTGAATGGTAGTTTGTGCTTTGACTACTTGACTTCATGCATGAGGCTTATATCTGACAGATTAAAGCCCACCCAGTACTTCTTAGCAAACGCCACGTTTAAAGTGGTATATATTTTTATCTATCTAAATAGAATAAggctttcacaaatctgaaactgtgtttttaagaatcTTTAGCCTCTCTAGAATAagttagtccagatttgacaagtctaggtaaagtggttttggatctgcaCCTGGTCTAACGTGGTCTACACGCTGTGAATCAGAAGCTTTAGGTTTCCCTTAAttccaacttcagcgtcgtaaCTCTGAAGATATTACTAGTTGGTGTATTCAACCTGTGCCGAATTAACGTTTGAGCCCCGGAGCTCCATATTTGGTCTTAAGTGATGCTCTGCATcgtgaatttatttatttaaaacccGCGAGAACATAAATCTGAGATTTTTCTGAACGGAGTTTGGCGTTCAGTTCAGTTCTCCGTCCAAGAGAATGGAACGGTACTACGTACGTCAAACTTGACAATGCGTCACATTAACGTTATTGGTTTTACGTATATTATAACGCTATAATACATATCATTACCGGTGGACTTGTTTAAAATAGATTAGCTAGCTGGACCGAccgtttattattattattattattattagcagtaACGTTAGCAACAGTGCTAACATAAGTGAACTTACCTGACTTTCTCCTGACTGTACCCTATTTTCGCCGTATAGGCTCCGTTGTCCAGAACTAAGGTGGCCATTTTATCGCCTGTAGGCCTACGAAAGAAAAAGTCTAATTTATTCCACAGCAACTTTAACCAAACACATGACTGCTGCACTTTCCAGAAAACAACAATCCGCCATTACTCGACCCACTTCTGTTTCCGGATATGAGACAGCTAATCAGGTcttctccttcctttcctttatGTTCATTGGCGGTTGGTATAGCCAATCAGATACGAGGTTTAAGGAAATCCATCTAGATGTAAATGTTCGGGCGGAAACATGTCTCTTCTAGTTGAGTTCCTCCGTAAAAACCTATTGAACTAAAATgcaaatgagtgaatatttaacaaaataaatataaaacaggTTTGATATGAACACTGAAAATTACAAATTACATATacaatacatgaataaataccCAAACCTGCCaaattaacagtttattttAATTGTGGATTCATGGTGAAGTGTAAAATTAAAGAATGAATACAGAAAAAGATCATACTTTTCTCTGAAGTGACCTGTGATTGGACAAAGTCTCCCATCACGGCTAGATGATCTAtagacacacagccacacacacacacacacacacacacccacacacacaccacacgcacacacacacgcacacacacacacacacacacacacacacaccacacacacacacacacacaaacacacacacacacacacacacacacacaccacacacacacacaccacacacacacacacacacacaaacacagacacacacacgcacgcacacacacacacagacacacccacacacacaccacacgcacacacacacgcacacacacacaaacacacacacacacacacacaccacacacacacacacacaaacacagacacacacacgcacgcacacacacacacagacacagacacacacacacacacacagacacgcacacacacagagacacacgcacacacacacacacacacaccacacacacacacacacacacaaacacacacacacacacacacaccacacacacacacacacacagacacgcacacacacagagacacacacacacacacacaccacacgcacacacacacacacacacaccacacacacaccacacgcacacccacacacacccacacacacagacacataccacacacacacacacacacacacacacacagacacacacacacacacacacacacacagacacacactcacacacagagacacacagacacatgtgcAACACTCCCCATGCATGTCAtggtgagtgctgattggctgttactCGTCTAccatctaccaaccagatagtgctgtgggcgggacatgaagtgagatcagtggtgaggtaaacaggagcagagggagagactcagagctgtagctgagacaaagtacaacaccttttatttcattaactttataataaaacacagatacagatcatctgcaaactgccaaatatgggacagagcctttccagctgctgctccacgacgggggaagctgctgccttcacatatcagatggtctccctccatttctgtttttatatctcagataaatacacattataactctctaatctctctatctggtctcatcatgtcatcattctgggtttgggaactgctgcttgttgttggtgttgggatcttctttttgggttttgatatttacatttaaatgttcttttattcagctctttggtcagattaatgtgtgtttaaatgtgctctagaaatcaactttacttaCTGGAAGTTAActtaagaaacattttacagacccagagatatgtgattataataattaatcagaaatcacaatcagaacgAGTTGTATAgttcattaataatgtttattatacagacgatagattatagatatagaccaagatataataacacgtttataacactgacaacactgcaagatacaaactattataaatgcattaaagacaattcatattccttcatatataatatacaacatcacataatctttagatttaaaatacaacatctggaacacacacacacacacacacacacacacacacacacacatatatatatatatatatatatatatatatatataaacataatctacatatatacacaacatactAATACAGACAATAAGGGaacatctgcaccctgtcagGATCAAATGTTAACTTCTAACAATGaaaacttattttatattattataataatgatcattgggtatttatgtcttatttcccatcatttctgtttgttgtttttgtcttttgtgttctagtttaaatgttttctctacatgaatgtgtcccatcccttgtattaaagccagtgtataccaggctgtattaaagccagtgtataccaggctgtattaaagccaatgatgaaatgatcatatatgcatattaagtgtgtgtgtgagctgaaagctgcgctcctctccgtgtcctcaggttcacagcgactacagcagcacagagcatcagcagcaggacactgagcactgagcatcgcactttgaagaaggtggagtaaatcccaaagggctccatgtacactaacacagttctctctgttgacacacaCTGATAATCATAATCATAAACTACACACCAGTACTCTCCTGCGTCtcccactgagatattagagataaccagACTCCCATTATCATACCAGCTCACTCTGCTCATTCTCTGATCAGACCTTACACtaaagattcttccctctgttcggttCGACTTGATAAACCAATCATGGTCCCCACCCTTTCCCCAATctctgcatctgagagtgacttcttctccctctgagaagagctctacagcaggggggccaAATTTGGGGCACACCGCCAGCAAATAATGTTGCTCTATCCTAGAGGCTTTACAGGAGTACCaacctgagtgatttaacattagagatgaaaacaccagcgagtagttttggtctactgaaggaTCAGTCTGGTTGTGTAGTTCTTGGCCAGAGATCCGTTTAGACCAACgtgggggctgttcatcagtggagtcagtgatagtgcacggcaacacagcggtctCTTCCACTGAGCGGTAGATCATCTTATAATGTAGGATCAACTCTACAGAgtaactgctaacacactgctgttggttcatcaccagacagTTGTACTCTGTAAAGTCTGTTGTTGTGACGTTGGAAAcacgaagagctgatgtgtttgtcaccacttggtatcttcctctatcattgtccatcactgatgtcgtattgtccccaaaaactctgctccatgtttcttgctcatatctagagtcctgtttgagccactggacatccagattatcagctgctccctcacatgGCAGGTCCACTGGTTCTCCAAGTCTCGCTGAGATAGCTATCCCATGTGTCAAAGTAGTACAAACAGTAATTGTGATGTTGTTGTCATgcgtcacgttgccctcagtccaacactcctctcggtacgggccggagtctgaatgggtcaggttgaggatggtgtaagaagaagtaTCCACATCGCTGTCAAGTCGTTGTTTCAGGTGTTCAGgtactgaggagctgttggaccagaggtcagaggtgttccacaggacaagcttctcctcaccaacagatctggagatcaggcaggagttggtgttCTCGGGGAGGAAGAAGGTGTAAGGGTGTCCTTTCTGTCGGATGATGATCTGTTCTTGTGCATGGATGTagttgatgagagcaaacagcaggaaggagagctctgtgactgcagccattctgctccgaggtcgacaaacactgacaccactcagctcatatacgctctacaccaaccctcatcagcagaTGCTCTTTATCTGGTAcacacatgacttctttatctcagcatcagaggagagggggggggtgtgtgtgtgtgtgtgtgtgtctgtgtgtgtatctgtgtgtgtgtgtgtgtgtatgtgtgtgtgtgtgtctgcgtgtgtgtgtatctgtgtgtgtgtgtgtgtgtgtatgtgtgtgtgtgtgtgtgtgtgtgtgtgtgtgtgtgtgtgtgtgtgtgtgtgtgtgtgtgtgtgtgtgtgtgtgtgtgtgtgtgtgtgtgtgtctgtgtgtgtgtgtgtgtgtgtgtctctgtgtgtgtgtgtgtgtgtctctgtgtgtgtgtgtgtgtgtgtgtgtgtattgtctgtgtgtatgtgtctgtctgtttgtgtatgtgtgtgtgtgtgtgtgtgtgtgtgtgtgtgtgtgtgtgtgtgtgtgtgtgtgtgtgtgtgtgtgtgtgtgtgtgtgtgtgtgtgtgtgtgtgtgtgtgagtctgtcagtggcaacaagagaacttttagtggatgctGACAGAAACTCGCTTTTTTAAACAATTGGTCttgactagtgtgtgtgtgtgttgctgtgtgtgtgtgtgtctgtgtgtgtctgtgtttgtgt
Coding sequences within it:
- the LOC118495482 gene encoding uncharacterized protein LOC118495482, producing the protein MAAVTELSFLLFALINYIHAQEQIIIRQKGHPYTFFLPENTNSCLISRSVGEEKLVLWNTSDLWSNSSSVPEHLKQRLDSDVDTSSYTILNLTHSDSGPYREECWTEGNVTHDNNITITVCTTLTHGIAISARLGEPVDLPCEGAADNLDVQWLKQDSRYEQETWSRVFGDNTTSVMDNDRGRYQVVTNTSALRVSNVTTTDFTEYNCLVMNQQQCVSSYSVELILHYKMIYRSVEETAVLPCTITDSTDEQPPRWSKRISGQELHNQTDPSVDQNYSLVFSSLMLNHSGWYSCKASRIEQHYLLAVCPKFGPPAVELFSEGEEVTLRCRDWGKGGDHDWFIKSNRTEGRIFSVRSDQRMSRVSWYDNGSLVISNISVGDAGEYWCVVYDYDYQCVSTERTVLVWL